One Pleurocapsa sp. PCC 7327 DNA segment encodes these proteins:
- the ureE gene encoding urease accessory protein UreE, producing MLTFTERLSRVIDRSIIPQPVIPLFTLSLSAEERTRSRHRFETPDGQSLFLRLPRGTILQDGDLLKAETGEIIKIAAKPEPVLTVTAQNPLDLLRAAYHLGNRHVPLEVAPNYLRLSPDPVLKDMLERMGVTAIEEIVPFQPEIGAYHAHS from the coding sequence ATGCTGACTTTTACCGAACGCTTATCTCGGGTTATCGATCGCTCGATTATTCCCCAGCCAGTCATTCCTTTATTCACTTTATCGCTTTCGGCTGAAGAACGAACTCGCAGCCGCCATCGCTTTGAAACTCCTGACGGACAAAGTTTGTTTCTGCGCTTGCCGAGGGGGACAATCTTACAAGATGGGGATTTACTGAAAGCGGAAACCGGAGAAATTATTAAAATTGCAGCTAAACCAGAACCCGTATTGACGGTAACGGCTCAAAATCCTCTAGATTTACTGCGGGCAGCTTATCATCTCGGAAATCGCCACGTTCCTTTAGAAGTTGCGCCTAACTATTTACGCTTGTCTCCCGATCCCGTACTCAAAGACATGTTAGAACGAATGGGAGTAACGGCGATCGAAGAAATCGTTCCTTTTCAACCAGAAATCGGAGCTTATCACGCACATAGTTAA
- a CDS encoding TMEM175 family protein — MKKKKIEFERIIFFSDAVFAIAITLLAFNLKLPENSSHLARTSLSGYLSSISPQFHGYIVSFLVIGFYWVSHHRYFRYIKHYNYILVWLNIGFLMCIAFLPFSTAILNDYSGQRLAVIFYAGSMAFVGLMKALLWWYASSHRRLVASSLSHRLIRSLTYRTLVPPMIFLSSIAIAYLNPFLAEFSWLSILIYFLVLKIRWL, encoded by the coding sequence ATGAAAAAGAAAAAGATAGAGTTTGAGCGGATTATTTTTTTTAGCGATGCTGTCTTTGCCATTGCCATTACCTTGTTAGCATTCAATCTCAAACTCCCTGAAAATAGCAGTCATCTAGCAAGAACTTCACTATCGGGTTACCTAAGCTCGATTTCACCCCAGTTTCATGGTTATATTGTCAGTTTCCTGGTTATTGGCTTTTACTGGGTGAGCCACCACCGTTACTTCCGCTACATCAAGCACTACAACTACATCTTAGTCTGGTTAAACATTGGCTTTTTGATGTGTATTGCGTTTCTGCCTTTTTCCACTGCTATTTTGAACGATTACAGCGGACAGCGACTAGCGGTAATCTTTTATGCTGGCAGTATGGCGTTCGTGGGACTAATGAAAGCGCTACTCTGGTGGTATGCTTCCAGCCATCGCCGTTTAGTGGCTTCTAGTCTCTCTCATCGCCTGATTCGCTCTCTTACCTATCGCACGTTAGTGCCGCCAATGATTTTTCTAAGTTCGATAGCGATCGCTTACTTAAATCCTTTTCTGGCTGAGTTTTCCTGGTTGTCAATACTGATTTACTTTCTTGTGTTGAAGATCCGGTGGCTGTGA